The Enterococcus rotai genome includes a window with the following:
- the rimI gene encoding ribosomal protein S18-alanine N-acetyltransferase encodes MYYSKKTLPAGKIAEKIWSISEAGYEHGSPWSIEQFSLDLAQQTSDYLVLSEAGQWIGFISYQLVLDEVEITHVVIHKNFQHLGHGARLIAQLIQQLNQQGVAQIFLEVRVSNTNARKLYEKNGFKIINRRKNYYTHPKEDGIVMCLNIKEVKQ; translated from the coding sequence ATGTACTATTCAAAAAAAACACTACCAGCAGGAAAAATTGCTGAAAAAATTTGGTCAATTAGTGAAGCTGGGTATGAGCATGGCTCGCCTTGGTCAATCGAACAATTTAGCCTAGATTTAGCGCAGCAAACAAGCGATTACCTGGTGTTGAGTGAGGCAGGGCAGTGGATTGGTTTTATCAGTTATCAACTTGTTTTAGATGAAGTGGAAATCACACATGTTGTCATTCACAAAAATTTTCAGCATCTTGGGCATGGTGCTCGTTTGATCGCCCAGTTGATCCAACAATTGAACCAACAAGGTGTTGCCCAAATTTTTTTAGAAGTGCGTGTATCAAATACAAATGCTCGAAAATTATATGAAAAAAATGGCTTTAAAATAATTAATCGCCGCAAAAATTATTATACTCATCCTAAAGAGGATGGAATTGTTATGTGTTTAAACATTAAGGAAGTGAAACAATGA
- the rimI gene encoding ribosomal protein S18-alanine N-acetyltransferase yields the protein MLKKFNLFHSLLGIFFKNRPYDKRTVEISNESYSVRAIVLDDIKDLLSIEREVYAGELPWTKTAFLMELQAAEPHLYLLIQKDEKTIGFIGCRIFGKDAHITNVAVLTQNQGKGIGSFLIREVIQFARANNCETISLEVRISNKNAQRVYRQLGFASSTIKPAYYTENKEDALEMILHLKEV from the coding sequence ATGTTGAAAAAATTTAATCTATTTCATAGCCTGTTAGGCATTTTTTTTAAGAATCGTCCCTATGACAAAAGAACTGTAGAAATTTCAAATGAATCCTATTCTGTGCGGGCAATTGTCCTTGATGATATCAAAGATTTGCTTTCAATTGAACGAGAAGTGTATGCTGGTGAGTTGCCTTGGACTAAAACAGCTTTTTTGATGGAACTTCAAGCGGCTGAACCTCATTTATATTTACTCATTCAAAAAGACGAAAAAACGATTGGATTTATTGGTTGTCGTATTTTTGGCAAAGATGCGCATATTACAAACGTAGCAGTTTTAACTCAAAATCAAGGAAAAGGAATCGGTAGTTTCTTGATTAGAGAAGTTATTCAGTTTGCAAGGGCCAATAATTGTGAGACGATTTCTTTAGAAGTTAGAATCAGTAATAAAAATGCCCAACGAGTTTATCGCCAACTTGGCTTTGCCTCAAGTACGATTAAACCAGCTTATTACACTGAAAATAAAGAAGATGCGTTGGAAATGATCTTGCATTTAAAAGAAGTGTGA
- the tsaB gene encoding tRNA (adenosine(37)-N6)-threonylcarbamoyltransferase complex dimerization subunit type 1 TsaB, which translates to MRILAIDTSNQTLTVAVCEEKKIIGQYTITVKRNHSLTLMPAITRLMEDVGLKPSAIDRIVVAQGPGSYTGLRIGVTTAKTLAYTLKKELVGISSLKALAANCVQSKALIIPVFDARRNNVYTGAYQFVNGVLKTIIPDQHIGIDMWLDRLKEFDHVYFVGEDAENFRIQIESVLPEAEICTISQWQIPNAAALAELGRVAEPVKEIHHFLPNYLKRVEAEENWLKEHTAEVENYVEKI; encoded by the coding sequence GTGCGAATTTTAGCAATTGATACCTCGAATCAGACATTGACAGTTGCTGTTTGTGAAGAGAAGAAAATAATAGGACAATATACAATTACTGTGAAAAGAAACCATAGTTTAACCTTAATGCCTGCAATTACAAGATTGATGGAAGATGTTGGCTTAAAACCTAGTGCTATTGACCGAATTGTGGTCGCCCAAGGTCCAGGTTCTTATACAGGCTTAAGAATCGGTGTGACAACAGCAAAGACGTTAGCGTACACATTGAAAAAAGAGCTAGTCGGAATATCAAGTTTGAAAGCTTTAGCAGCCAATTGTGTCCAGAGTAAAGCTCTGATTATCCCCGTTTTTGATGCTCGAAGAAACAATGTTTATACTGGTGCCTATCAATTCGTTAATGGCGTCTTAAAGACGATTATTCCAGATCAGCATATTGGAATAGACATGTGGTTGGATCGATTAAAAGAATTTGATCATGTTTACTTTGTTGGAGAAGATGCCGAAAACTTTCGGATACAAATTGAATCTGTTTTACCTGAAGCTGAAATTTGTACTATTTCGCAATGGCAAATCCCTAATGCGGCTGCTCTTGCTGAACTTGGTAGAGTAGCAGAACCAGTAAAAGAGATTCATCACTTTTTGCCTAATTATTTAAAAAGAGTGGAAGCAGAAGAAAATTGGTTAAAAGAACATACAGCAGAGGTAGAAAATTATGTTGAAAAAATTTAA
- the pbp4 gene encoding penicillin-binding protein PBP4(5), with product MGDWEVERRNQKKSNKPVLLAIGGVVAVGVLAGGYFAYSTWQKTQELNNAEKSAKTFLSYLSKQEFDKFPELLNEGSIKGSGYDNAKLVEKYQTIFSGIQAEGIKSKEVKVTKDKTDQFTFTYKLDMTTPLGNLKDLTYKTTIKKTSDGYEINWAPNLIFPEMTGKDKVTMGIDPANRGEIVDRNGEGLAVNQAFDQVGIVPGKLGEGQEKTNNIKAFSEQFKVSIEDIEQKLKQEWVKPDSFVPLAISFDPVTTLPQGAASQDAMVRYYPLKEAAAQLVGYVGTITAEDIEKDPSLSSTGVIGKVGLEQAYDKQLRGQDGGNITIIDDKGEFRSVLQKVAKKDGDKIQIAIDKNVQSQAYTIFNNRPGSAVVMDPQQGDLLAATSSPSFDPNKMANGISQVDYDAYANNENLPFTARFATGYAPGSTFKTITGGIGLDAGTLKPDEEIEINGLKWQKDASWGDYFVTRVKEASPVNLRTALVNSDNIYFAQQTLRMGEETFRKGLDKFIFGEKLDVAIPMNPAQISNEDKFNSEILLADTGYGQGQLLVTPIQQAAMYTVFQNEGKLVYPKIELSKETKTKDNVISSNAANTIVTDLLGSVEDETGYVHNMYNPDFSLAAKTGTAEIKDKQDTVGKENSFLLAMDRSHNKFSAMIMVEDSRKNDTATNISKTLIDYLEANIK from the coding sequence ATGGGGGATTGGGAAGTGGAAAGAAGAAATCAGAAAAAATCAAACAAGCCAGTGCTATTAGCTATTGGTGGTGTTGTTGCGGTAGGTGTTTTAGCAGGCGGTTATTTTGCCTATAGCACTTGGCAGAAAACACAAGAACTAAACAACGCAGAAAAATCTGCTAAGACATTTTTAAGTTATCTTTCAAAGCAAGAATTTGACAAGTTTCCAGAACTCTTAAATGAGGGATCCATCAAGGGAAGTGGCTATGATAATGCCAAATTAGTAGAAAAATACCAAACAATTTTTTCTGGGATTCAAGCAGAAGGAATTAAAAGTAAAGAGGTTAAAGTAACGAAAGATAAAACGGACCAATTTACGTTTACTTATAAATTAGATATGACGACACCTTTGGGTAATTTGAAGGATCTAACCTATAAAACAACGATTAAAAAAACAAGTGATGGTTATGAAATAAACTGGGCCCCTAATCTTATTTTCCCGGAAATGACTGGCAAAGATAAAGTGACGATGGGGATTGATCCGGCGAACAGAGGGGAAATCGTTGATCGAAACGGTGAAGGGTTAGCGGTCAATCAAGCGTTTGATCAAGTGGGGATCGTTCCAGGTAAACTTGGAGAAGGTCAAGAGAAAACCAATAATATCAAAGCCTTTAGTGAGCAATTTAAAGTATCGATAGAGGACATCGAACAAAAACTTAAACAAGAATGGGTCAAACCAGACTCTTTCGTTCCATTGGCAATTTCGTTTGATCCAGTAACTACTTTACCACAAGGAGCAGCCTCTCAAGATGCAATGGTTCGTTACTATCCACTAAAAGAAGCAGCAGCGCAATTAGTCGGCTATGTCGGTACTATCACAGCAGAAGATATTGAAAAAGACCCGTCATTGAGTAGTACGGGTGTCATTGGGAAAGTCGGATTGGAACAAGCTTATGACAAACAGTTACGAGGTCAAGACGGCGGCAATATCACGATTATTGATGACAAAGGTGAATTCAGAAGCGTCCTGCAAAAAGTAGCTAAAAAAGATGGAGATAAAATCCAGATAGCAATTGATAAAAATGTTCAGTCGCAAGCCTACACTATTTTTAACAATCGTCCTGGTAGTGCTGTGGTCATGGATCCACAACAAGGTGATTTACTTGCTGCGACCAGTTCACCATCGTTTGATCCAAATAAAATGGCCAATGGCATTTCTCAAGTCGATTATGATGCCTATGCGAATAATGAAAACTTACCATTTACGGCTCGTTTTGCAACAGGTTACGCACCAGGATCAACATTTAAAACAATTACTGGTGGGATTGGTCTAGATGCGGGCACCTTGAAACCAGATGAAGAAATTGAAATCAATGGGTTGAAATGGCAAAAAGATGCTTCATGGGGTGATTATTTTGTGACCCGAGTGAAAGAAGCAAGCCCTGTAAACTTGCGAACAGCATTAGTAAATTCTGATAATATTTATTTTGCCCAACAAACGTTACGTATGGGAGAAGAGACGTTTAGAAAAGGACTCGATAAATTTATTTTCGGGGAAAAATTAGATGTAGCAATTCCAATGAACCCGGCACAAATCTCAAATGAAGATAAATTTAATTCAGAGATTCTACTAGCCGATACAGGGTATGGGCAAGGTCAGCTATTGGTGACGCCGATTCAACAAGCGGCTATGTATACCGTTTTCCAAAATGAAGGTAAACTTGTCTATCCGAAAATCGAATTGAGTAAAGAAACCAAGACGAAAGATAATGTCATCAGTTCAAATGCTGCAAATACGATTGTGACGGATTTGCTTGGTAGTGTAGAAGATGAAACAGGTTACGTCCACAATATGTACAATCCTGACTTTTCTCTAGCAGCTAAAACGGGAACAGCTGAAATCAAAGACAAACAAGATACTGTTGGGAAAGAAAATAGTTTCCTCTTGGCAATGGATCGAAGTCATAATAAATTTTCCGCAATGATCATGGTGGAAGACTCTAGAAAAAATGATACCGCAACAAACATTAGTAAAACCTTGATCGATTATTTAGAAGCAAATATCAAGTGA
- a CDS encoding SPFH domain-containing protein: MGIIKAATSTIGGGLADQWIEVIEPDNMSDTTVMTKGVFVRKNDKRGANRKGTEDVLTDGSVIHVYPNMMMILVDGGKIIDYTAEEGYYTVKNDSAPSAFNGSLKEAISETFDRFKFGGVTPQKQQVFYINLQEIKGIKFGTSSPINYFDNFYNAELFLRAHGNYSIKITDPLLFFSNAIPRNKSQVDINDINEQYLAEFLTALQSAINKMSADGERISYVPSKSLELSKYMGQVLDDEWRELRGMEIVSVAVASISYTDDSTKLINMRNQGAMLSDAGVREGYVQGAMARGMEAAGSNEGGAMNGFMGVGMGMNTSGNYFAQASQTNQQQMQEKQNQQNAQGSEDTWTCPQCGTENSGKFCSNCGTPKPTNEKPKLEMKCNECSEIVDLSNGIPKFCPHCGKPFQGIPL, translated from the coding sequence ATGGGAATTATTAAAGCGGCAACAAGTACGATTGGCGGCGGTTTAGCTGACCAATGGATTGAAGTTATCGAGCCTGATAATATGAGTGACACGACCGTTATGACAAAAGGTGTTTTTGTCCGTAAGAATGATAAACGTGGTGCAAATCGTAAAGGAACTGAGGATGTATTAACTGATGGTTCTGTGATTCATGTTTATCCGAATATGATGATGATTTTAGTCGATGGCGGTAAAATCATTGATTATACTGCTGAAGAAGGCTATTACACGGTTAAAAATGATTCAGCCCCATCAGCATTCAATGGTTCTTTAAAAGAAGCAATTTCAGAAACATTTGATCGTTTTAAATTTGGTGGCGTTACACCGCAAAAACAACAAGTTTTTTATATTAACTTGCAAGAAATCAAAGGAATCAAGTTTGGAACTTCTTCACCAATTAATTACTTTGATAACTTTTATAACGCGGAACTATTTTTACGTGCACACGGTAATTACTCGATCAAAATCACGGATCCGTTGTTATTCTTTTCAAACGCGATTCCTAGAAATAAGAGCCAAGTTGATATCAATGATATCAATGAACAATATCTAGCAGAATTTTTGACTGCCTTACAATCAGCAATCAATAAAATGTCTGCAGATGGTGAACGTATTTCTTACGTACCTTCTAAAAGTTTAGAACTAAGTAAGTATATGGGACAAGTACTGGATGATGAATGGCGTGAACTTCGCGGAATGGAAATCGTTTCTGTTGCAGTTGCCAGCATTTCTTATACAGATGATTCTACAAAACTGATCAATATGCGCAACCAAGGTGCTATGCTTAGTGATGCTGGAGTGCGCGAAGGCTATGTACAAGGCGCTATGGCTCGCGGGATGGAAGCTGCTGGTAGTAATGAAGGCGGTGCGATGAATGGCTTTATGGGTGTTGGTATGGGTATGAATACGAGTGGTAATTATTTTGCTCAAGCGTCTCAAACCAACCAGCAACAAATGCAAGAAAAACAAAATCAACAAAATGCTCAGGGCTCCGAAGATACTTGGACTTGTCCGCAATGTGGAACTGAAAACAGCGGTAAATTCTGTTCTAACTGTGGTACACCAAAACCAACGAACGAAAAACCAAAATTAGAAATGAAATGCAACGAATGTAGTGAAATCGTTGATTTATCAAATGGGATTCCGAAATTCTGCCCACACTGCGGCAAACCATTCCAAGGAATTCCGCTATAA
- a CDS encoding TFIIB-type zinc ribbon-containing protein → MTDTFTHKCPNCGGPLLFDPKDQKFHCEYCLSVYTEDEVTAYENAQRDAHLEADAAQAPETELTFSAESQAEDMTPEEKAAFKEATGTQDMDEDTLEGAMELFDCPSCGAQIVTEATTAATYCYYCHNPVVLSGRLSGKFLPEKLLPFAIEKEEAVENFLAWTKKKWFIPKDFFNKEQIDKMTGVYFPYWVVDAKVNGQLNGMGTTIRIWRVGNIEYTETKQFDVERQGKISFKELIKNALSKNVQQKMVEAVQPFLLDKAVAFKSQYLAGFQAEKRDIEYDAIQKAIQSELKDYSESLLRDTASGYTTLTKLRTDISLDNEENHYMLLPIWVVTYRSNEQSKKVYYYAMNGQTGKVSGILPVSYRRLGLFTFGVFASILALFLIGGWFI, encoded by the coding sequence ATGACGGATACATTTACACACAAATGCCCAAACTGTGGCGGACCACTACTATTTGATCCAAAAGATCAAAAATTCCATTGTGAATATTGTTTAAGTGTCTATACAGAAGATGAAGTCACTGCCTACGAAAATGCACAGCGAGATGCCCATTTAGAAGCTGATGCTGCTCAAGCGCCTGAAACAGAACTAACGTTTTCGGCAGAATCTCAAGCAGAAGACATGACTCCTGAAGAAAAAGCTGCATTCAAAGAAGCGACTGGTACCCAAGACATGGATGAAGATACGCTAGAAGGTGCAATGGAATTATTTGATTGTCCCAGTTGTGGTGCACAGATTGTGACAGAAGCAACAACTGCTGCTACTTATTGTTACTATTGTCACAACCCAGTTGTCTTATCAGGAAGATTAAGCGGCAAATTTCTACCTGAAAAACTCCTTCCTTTCGCAATTGAAAAAGAGGAAGCCGTAGAAAATTTTTTAGCCTGGACTAAGAAAAAATGGTTTATCCCAAAAGACTTTTTCAATAAAGAACAAATCGATAAAATGACTGGCGTTTATTTCCCCTATTGGGTTGTCGATGCCAAGGTCAATGGTCAGTTAAATGGTATGGGGACAACGATTCGTATTTGGCGTGTTGGGAACATTGAATACACAGAAACTAAACAATTCGATGTTGAACGTCAGGGAAAGATTTCATTTAAAGAATTGATCAAGAACGCTCTCTCAAAAAACGTCCAACAAAAAATGGTCGAAGCCGTCCAACCTTTTTTATTAGATAAAGCGGTTGCGTTTAAAAGTCAATATTTAGCTGGATTTCAGGCGGAGAAACGAGATATTGAATACGATGCGATTCAAAAAGCAATCCAAAGTGAATTAAAAGATTACTCCGAATCCCTACTAAGAGATACGGCTTCCGGCTATACCACTTTAACGAAATTACGGACAGATATTTCACTAGACAATGAAGAAAATCACTATATGCTGTTGCCGATTTGGGTAGTAACTTATCGTAGTAATGAACAGTCGAAAAAAGTCTATTATTATGCTATGAATGGTCAAACCGGTAAAGTTAGTGGTATTTTACCTGTGAGCTATAGACGGTTAGGCCTCTTTACTTTTGGTGTTTTCGCTTCAATTTTAGCTCTATTTCTAATTGGAGGTTGGTTTATATGA
- a CDS encoding TPM domain-containing protein, whose translation MRKYCFSLLAAIFLLFSFAMNAQAADDSIDDQASLLTAEEVLQLNEAIRPIEAKTKSRIFIVTNTDNDLDSTRFADYYMLDRIGKNQNGVTFYIDMNQRKFIISTSGNMIDYLDDKRIENTLDDIEPSMKSGNYFQAAQSFLENTSHYFDQGVPGGHYRVDTETGKITRYKALTTTEIIIAFVAAIVLSGIFFTVSISKYQLKFGTYKYPFREKSSLDLTRRNDTLINSFVTTRRIPRNNSNGGSGGGGSSTHSTGGGTFGGGGRSF comes from the coding sequence ATGAGAAAATATTGTTTTAGTCTGCTTGCCGCTATTTTTCTACTATTCAGCTTTGCTATGAATGCCCAAGCAGCAGATGACTCAATTGATGATCAGGCCTCACTTTTAACAGCTGAAGAAGTCTTACAATTGAACGAAGCAATTAGACCAATCGAAGCTAAGACAAAATCACGTATTTTTATTGTGACAAACACTGACAATGATCTTGACTCAACGAGATTTGCGGATTATTACATGCTTGATCGGATTGGTAAAAATCAAAACGGTGTCACTTTTTACATTGATATGAACCAACGAAAGTTCATTATTTCTACATCAGGAAATATGATCGATTACTTGGATGACAAAAGGATTGAGAACACACTAGATGATATAGAACCAAGCATGAAAAGCGGAAATTATTTTCAAGCAGCTCAAAGCTTTCTAGAAAATACGAGTCATTATTTTGATCAAGGTGTTCCAGGAGGGCATTATCGCGTGGATACTGAAACTGGGAAAATTACTCGTTATAAAGCCTTGACCACAACTGAAATTATCATTGCCTTCGTTGCAGCTATCGTCTTAAGCGGAATTTTCTTTACTGTCAGTATTTCAAAATATCAATTAAAATTTGGTACCTATAAATACCCATTTAGAGAAAAATCCAGTCTTGATTTGACTCGCAGAAATGATACGTTGATCAATTCCTTCGTTACGACTCGTCGGATTCCTAGAAATAATTCTAATGGCGGCTCTGGCGGCGGTGGAAGCAGCACTCATTCAACTGGTGGCGGAACATTTGGCGGCGGCGGTCGTAGTTTTTAA
- a CDS encoding DUF5067 domain-containing protein, producing MKKILSLGVLTVCGLTLAACNGANNSADNKKTESTSASQTKAEDVYFKDDTLKIEMATLKILGTEVLPADENLFREKPQLAITYEVTNDSKEPISASTVWIACMGLTQEGSDTINKLNVGMTPQDEKFAEYTEHQLDDIKPGGTAKAIISYDLDDTETPVILKANQGMAGKELGEKTINLK from the coding sequence ATGAAAAAAATACTAAGTTTAGGCGTTTTAACGGTATGCGGATTAACATTAGCTGCATGTAATGGAGCTAATAATTCTGCGGATAACAAAAAAACTGAAAGCACCTCAGCTTCTCAAACAAAAGCTGAAGATGTTTATTTTAAAGATGATACATTAAAAATCGAAATGGCTACACTAAAAATTCTTGGTACGGAAGTATTGCCTGCAGACGAAAACTTATTTAGAGAAAAACCACAATTAGCCATTACCTATGAAGTAACCAATGATAGTAAGGAGCCTATTTCAGCTTCTACCGTTTGGATTGCTTGTATGGGCTTGACTCAAGAAGGATCAGACACCATCAATAAATTAAATGTCGGCATGACACCTCAAGATGAAAAATTTGCGGAGTATACAGAACATCAATTAGACGATATCAAACCTGGCGGTACAGCTAAAGCCATTATCTCATATGATTTAGATGACACGGAAACTCCTGTTATTTTGAAAGCAAATCAAGGAATGGCTGGAAAAGAACTTGGCGAAAAGACAATCAACTTAAAATAG
- a CDS encoding putative quinol monooxygenase, translating into MLKLIAEDYIKVEYISKVTPLYQELIEKTKQEPQCIAYDLFIDQTDPGHFIFIEEWPDEAALNTHIESEHFKRLVPQINQFIREENTFLRMKPF; encoded by the coding sequence ATGTTAAAATTAATTGCGGAAGATTATATCAAAGTAGAATATATTTCAAAAGTGACCCCGTTATATCAAGAATTAATAGAGAAAACGAAACAAGAACCTCAATGTATTGCTTATGATTTATTCATTGATCAAACTGATCCCGGTCATTTTATTTTCATTGAAGAATGGCCCGATGAAGCTGCTTTGAACACTCATATTGAATCTGAGCATTTCAAAAGATTAGTACCACAAATCAATCAATTCATTCGAGAAGAAAATACATTTTTGCGCATGAAACCATTTTAA
- the tadA gene encoding tRNA adenosine(34) deaminase TadA produces the protein MNEKTTTLTIEEKEIFMLEAIKEAKKAEAIKEVPIGAIVVLDGQIIGRGHNLREESQDATAHAEMYAIKQACAAIENWRLERAQLFVTLEPCPMCSGAMILSRVAEVYYGANDPKGGTAGTLMNLLSDERFNHVAYVESGILEQECGDLLSSFFSKLREEKKLLKNQKKD, from the coding sequence TTGAATGAAAAAACGACCACTTTGACAATAGAAGAAAAAGAAATATTTATGTTGGAGGCAATCAAAGAAGCTAAGAAAGCGGAAGCAATCAAAGAAGTTCCTATTGGAGCAATCGTTGTTTTAGATGGACAAATCATCGGTCGTGGGCATAATCTTAGAGAAGAAAGCCAAGATGCTACTGCTCATGCTGAAATGTATGCTATCAAGCAAGCTTGTGCCGCAATCGAAAACTGGCGTTTAGAGAGAGCTCAGTTATTTGTCACGCTAGAACCTTGTCCAATGTGCAGTGGTGCTATGATCCTTTCTAGAGTGGCTGAAGTTTACTATGGGGCTAACGATCCCAAAGGTGGGACTGCTGGAACCTTAATGAATTTATTATCCGATGAGCGATTCAATCATGTTGCTTATGTAGAATCTGGGATTTTAGAGCAAGAATGTGGAGACTTACTCTCAAGTTTTTTTAGTAAACTGCGGGAAGAAAAGAAACTTTTAAAAAATCAAAAGAAAGACTAG
- a CDS encoding helix-turn-helix domain-containing protein, with translation MTIEELIELYPFGKIQQTNATNENISFPVDGQYFVLPKDSLQETEIRLLEKLFPAKDSFVDQKKHPWYDYLFNQGSLDLEGNFRIIHIQLKKPKAFLQAEWENSITEIFPNLVDFFFTSQNDGALIEKYAKNHYTLEELQSIFLTLDADFDSSTTAFIGNFFSVHEPFPTLFEEEQKIFKKEAEYLRGKTTFALPDVALHYFTQEAMKQSDIIQTFNKQLVLTNEIQQLILSLWRNQGNISSTAKDLYMHRNTLHYRLEKFYEQTGLSLKKMDDLVFCYLLITKQEK, from the coding sequence ATGACTATTGAAGAATTAATTGAACTATATCCTTTCGGAAAAATTCAACAAACAAATGCAACTAACGAAAACATTTCATTTCCTGTAGATGGACAATATTTTGTACTCCCTAAAGATTCATTGCAAGAAACAGAAATTCGCCTATTAGAAAAACTATTTCCTGCGAAAGATTCCTTTGTGGATCAAAAAAAACATCCTTGGTATGACTATCTTTTCAATCAAGGCTCTCTTGACCTTGAAGGAAATTTCCGAATTATCCACATCCAGCTCAAAAAGCCCAAAGCTTTTTTACAAGCAGAATGGGAAAATAGTATTACCGAAATCTTTCCTAATCTTGTAGACTTCTTTTTTACTAGCCAGAATGATGGCGCTTTAATTGAGAAGTATGCTAAAAATCATTACACTTTAGAAGAACTCCAAAGTATCTTTTTAACCTTAGATGCTGATTTTGATTCTTCGACGACCGCCTTTATAGGCAATTTTTTCTCAGTTCATGAACCATTTCCTACACTATTTGAAGAAGAGCAAAAGATCTTTAAAAAAGAAGCAGAATATCTTCGTGGAAAAACGACTTTTGCTTTACCAGATGTGGCTTTACACTATTTTACCCAAGAAGCAATGAAACAAAGTGACATTATCCAAACATTTAACAAGCAGTTGGTTTTGACTAATGAAATTCAACAGCTTATCCTTTCACTTTGGCGCAATCAAGGAAATATCAGCTCCACCGCCAAAGATTTATATATGCATCGCAATACGCTTCATTATCGGTTAGAAAAGTTTTACGAGCAAACGGGTCTGTCTTTAAAGAAAATGGATGATCTTGTGTTCTGTTATTTATTAATTACAAAACAAGAAAAATAA
- a CDS encoding zinc metallopeptidase yields the protein MMPFYAIFDPTYILVIVGLLISMAASAYVNSTFKKYDKVQSRNNITGTKAAQFILEKEQINNVGVQQIAGDLTDNYNSNTKLLSLSEATAQSTSVAAIGVAAHECGHAVQDHTGYSPLKIRAAIVPVANFGSALSFPIILVGVLFSWNQTLINIGILAFSLALLFQLVTLPVEFNASRRALKILSDGNILTEEEVPMARKVLFAAALTYVAAALATFLQLLRLIILFGGNNRRD from the coding sequence ATGATGCCTTTTTACGCAATATTTGATCCAACATATATTTTGGTGATTGTGGGATTGTTGATTTCAATGGCTGCATCAGCTTATGTAAATAGTACGTTTAAAAAATATGATAAAGTCCAAAGTAGAAATAATATAACCGGGACTAAAGCAGCTCAGTTTATTTTAGAAAAGGAACAAATCAATAATGTTGGTGTTCAACAAATAGCGGGAGACCTAACCGATAATTATAATTCCAACACTAAGCTATTGAGTTTATCTGAAGCAACGGCACAATCGACGTCTGTTGCAGCGATCGGGGTTGCCGCTCATGAATGTGGACATGCGGTGCAGGATCATACTGGCTATAGTCCGCTAAAAATTCGTGCGGCGATCGTACCTGTTGCGAATTTTGGTTCTGCTTTGTCATTTCCAATTATCTTAGTGGGCGTGTTGTTTAGCTGGAATCAAACATTGATCAATATCGGAATACTGGCTTTTTCATTGGCTTTGCTTTTCCAGTTGGTTACACTACCAGTAGAATTCAATGCCTCACGTAGAGCCTTAAAAATTCTGTCAGATGGGAATATTTTGACAGAAGAAGAAGTACCGATGGCTAGAAAAGTGTTATTTGCGGCTGCCTTGACTTATGTCGCTGCAGCATTAGCGACATTTTTACAATTACTTCGTTTGATTATTTTATTTGGCGGAAACAATCGCCGTGATTAA
- a CDS encoding YxeA family protein: protein MKKLLLFILPFIVLTAGVWFGYNYYFGGKDYYTRVGTPTEIKSGKFDTGEKYTQYDYTQTAFDKKGEKSVQTMREIRDQPLRINAYLKLKVNPRKGVLSWEEVSESTVPEKALKQLNN from the coding sequence ATGAAAAAATTACTATTATTTATCCTGCCATTCATTGTTTTAACTGCTGGTGTCTGGTTTGGTTATAATTATTATTTTGGTGGAAAAGATTACTATACTCGTGTTGGGACTCCAACAGAAATAAAATCAGGGAAATTTGATACTGGTGAAAAATATACGCAGTACGATTATACGCAAACCGCATTTGATAAAAAAGGGGAAAAAAGCGTTCAAACCATGAGAGAGATCAGAGATCAACCCTTACGAATCAATGCGTATTTAAAATTAAAAGTCAATCCTAGAAAAGGTGTCCTCAGCTGGGAAGAAGTATCTGAATCAACCGTACCTGAAAAAGCCCTTAAACAACTGAATAACTAA